TAATCCTTCTGAATCTGTGACTGATGAGCGACTGATTGGGGAGACAGGTGGCGAAACCGGCGACTGAGGCGACTGAGACGACTTTGGCCATGTGGATAAGGAGTTGCTCCTTTTCACAGCAGAGGACACTGCCTGGGCAAAGCGGGATGGAGTAACAGGAGAATAGGGCCTTGGAGCGGCAAAGCTCCTTAATTTTTCCAAACTTAACCCCACGCTTGGCTCTTTAGACAAACTACTTTGCCTTGTCATTCGCTGGAAGGCTACATGCTTGTCTTCCCCCTTTGGGCTCAGCTCAACATTAGCGGCCCCTGTTGCCTCCTCTTGACACTGCACAGGCggaggaaggggagggggtggtAACTTTGCTCTCTCTGCACTTCCTTGAGCCTCTCTCTGGTCAGAGCCAGGACTGGCGCTGAGACTTTTTTCTGCTGCGGAGGTTACATAATAcccaggtgtttttttgtgctgtgccAAGCGGAAAGAGCCGGGCTTAGGTTTAGTTGCGGGTGGAATTTTCATCTCCTTGACCTGTGCAGGTGAACCTGCTTGAGATGCCCCATTAGGTGAGGTTGGGATCTTTTCATCTGTGTTAGGTAAACTTGTTGGTGACGAGGAATGAATGGATTCAGGTATACTTCCATTAACAGTGTCTTGAGTTGTAGTAGTAGTGCTAGTCAGTAAATCTTCCCTGGGTACAGTAGAGTGCAGCTCACTTTTTTCCTTTGAGATCTCTGTCTGTTCCCCCACTGCTGTGCTGTCCTCCAACTGAAGAGAACCGATATTAAGTCCGTCTTCTGGAGCTGCAGGAGGTGGCTCCAGCGTCAGTGCAACTTCAAAATATCTCAGTTTCTCCAGAGATTTCTGAGGCACGATAGTATACGTTGTCATCCCCACCTTGGGGATGTAGTCCCTTGTCAGCTCGTTGGAAGGCTTCGGCTTTGGCTCAGAGTTTGTGGCATAAATAGACGGCGCCTTTGTTGTCGCAGGAGCACTTGCTGTGGAGTCTTGGCACGACGAGGTCTCCGAGGTGTGGGATAAGGCATTTCTGAGGTCTGGCGCATCCAGTTCCTCCGTTGCTGTGGCCATATCTTTCTTCCCAGCCGATTCAACGGCAGGCACATTAGCTGAGGACGGGACTTTATCCATGTGTTGTTGCAGAGACACAGGTGAGGGTGTGAAATCTGTTTGCACTTGAGCGTCCTCTCCAGTGGGGCATGATGTGCTTGTGGCCATCGGGCTCTCCAACCTGTCAGTTT
The Plectropomus leopardus isolate mb unplaced genomic scaffold, YSFRI_Pleo_2.0 unplaced_scaffold13384, whole genome shotgun sequence DNA segment above includes these coding regions:
- the LOC121963950 gene encoding cordon-bleu protein-like 1, whose product is SGPCPVENVPQHSICEEATPQSVDCSAVSSILPPPVAQASIQANTETLREQTDRLESPMATSTSCPTGEDAQVQTDFTPSPVSLQQHMDKVPSSANVPAVESAGKKDMATATEELDAPDLRNALSHTSETSSCQDSTASAPATTKAPSIYATNSEPKPKPSNELTRDYIPKVGMTTYTIVPQKSLEKLRYFEVALTLEPPPAAPEDGLNIGSLQLEDSTAVGEQTEISKEKSELHSTVPREDLLTSTTTTTQDTVNGSIPESIHSSSPTSLPNTDEKIPTSPNGASQAGSPAQVKEMKIPPATKPKPGSFRLAQHKKTPGYYVTSAAEKSLSASPGSDQREAQGSAERAKLPPPPLPPPVQCQEEATGAANVELSPKGEDKHVAFQRMTRQSSLSKEPSVGLSLEKLRSFAAPRPYSPVTPSRFAQAVSSAVKRSNSLSTWPKSSQSPQSPVSPPVSPISRSSVTDSEGLSELK